A stretch of DNA from Streptomyces sp. NBC_01197:
TACAGATCTGGGGCGACGGATCGACGTTCAAGGGCAACGACATCGAGCGGTTCTACCGCTACGGTCTGCTCGCCAACCCGCACCTGCGCATCTACAAGCCGTGGCTCGACGCCGACTTCGTCACCGAACTCGGCGGCCGCAAGGAGATGTCGGAGTGGCTGGTCGCCCACGACCTCCCGTACCGCGACAGCACCGAGAAGGCCTACTCCACCGACGCCAACATCTGGGGCGCCACCCACGAGGCCAAGACCCTGGAGCACCTCGACACCGGCGTCGAGACCGTCGACCCCATCATGGGTGTCCGGTTCTGGGACGACGAGGTCCGGATCGCCGCCGAGGACGTGACGATCGGCTTCGACCAGGGCCGCCCGGTGACGATCAACGGCGCGAAGTTCGCCACCGCGGTCGACCTGGTGATGGAGGCGAACGCCATCGGCGGCCGCCACGGCATGGGCATGTCCGACCAGATCGAGAACCGGGTGATCGAGGCCAAGAGCCGCGGTATCTACGAGGCCCCGGGGATGGCGCTGCTGCACGCCGCGTACGAGCGGCTGGTCAACGCGATCCACAACGAGGACACCGTCGCGCAGTACCACAACGAGGGCCGGCGCCTCGGCCGCCTCATGTACGAGGGCCGCTGGCTCGACCCGCAGGCGCTGATGATCCGTGAGTCGCTGCAGCGCTGGGTGGGCGCCGCGGTCACCGGAGAGGTGACGCTGCGGCTGCGGCGCGGTGAGGACTACTCGGTCATGAACACCTCGGGCCCGGCGTTCAGTTACCACCCGGACAAGCTGTCCATGGAGCGGACGGAGGACTCGGCGTTCGGCCCGGTGGACCGGATCGGCCAGCTCACCATGCGCAACCTCGACATCGCCGACTCGCGCGCCAAGCTGGAGCAGTACGCGGATCTCGGCATCGTCGGCAACACGCACGAGACGCTCATCGGCGCCGCCCAGGCCGCGTCGACGGGGCTGATCGGCGCGATGCCGCAGGGCGGCGCCGAGGCCATCGCCTCCCGCGGCAAGGTGGACGGCGACGACCAGATGCTCGACCGCGCCGCGATGGAGTTCGGCACCGACTGACCGCCGGGCGGCGGCAGGACACCACTGGGAGAGCGACAACCGCTTCCGGTCTGTCCTGCCGCGTCCCCGGCCTCACGGGGCAGTACACCTAGGAGCGGGCCGCGGGCAGGGTGACCTCGAAGCGGCAGCCGCCGGTCACGTTGCGCACCGCCGCCTGACCGGCGTGCGCCTCCACGATGCCGCGCACGATGGCCAGTCCGAGACCGGCGCCCGCCGGGGGAGTGCGGGCCTCGGTGCCCCGCCAGCCGGTGTCGAAGACCCGCACCAGATCGTCCTCCGGGATGCCGCCGCAGCCATCGGTCACCGAGAGGACGACGGAACCGGCCCGCTGCTCGGCCGCGATCGCCACCGTCCCGTCGGCCGGTGTCCGGTGAATGGCGTTGACCAGCAGATTGGCCAGGACCCTGGTCA
This window harbors:
- the argG gene encoding argininosuccinate synthase encodes the protein MSKVLTSLPTGERVGIAFSGGLDTSVAVAWMRDKGAVPCTYTADIGQYDEPDIASVPGRALAYGAEIARLVDCRAALVEEGLAALTCGAFHIRSGGRSYFNTTPLGRAVTGTLLVRAMLEDDVQIWGDGSTFKGNDIERFYRYGLLANPHLRIYKPWLDADFVTELGGRKEMSEWLVAHDLPYRDSTEKAYSTDANIWGATHEAKTLEHLDTGVETVDPIMGVRFWDDEVRIAAEDVTIGFDQGRPVTINGAKFATAVDLVMEANAIGGRHGMGMSDQIENRVIEAKSRGIYEAPGMALLHAAYERLVNAIHNEDTVAQYHNEGRRLGRLMYEGRWLDPQALMIRESLQRWVGAAVTGEVTLRLRRGEDYSVMNTSGPAFSYHPDKLSMERTEDSAFGPVDRIGQLTMRNLDIADSRAKLEQYADLGIVGNTHETLIGAAQAASTGLIGAMPQGGAEAIASRGKVDGDDQMLDRAAMEFGTD